A stretch of the Comamonas testosteroni TK102 genome encodes the following:
- a CDS encoding thioredoxin family protein, whose product MKQEITKVQEWLVVCLCADWCGTCKQYRQPFEALAAQFPQMRFVWLDVEDREDVAGDLDIETFPSILVAQGERARFLGPVLPQTGVLARMLQSLPTDAAAKPSQEQEAQELLQRLLRADDLQDVLR is encoded by the coding sequence ATGAAACAAGAAATTACAAAGGTGCAGGAGTGGCTGGTGGTCTGCCTCTGTGCCGACTGGTGCGGAACCTGCAAGCAGTACCGACAGCCCTTCGAGGCGCTGGCGGCCCAGTTTCCGCAGATGCGTTTTGTCTGGCTCGATGTGGAAGATCGCGAGGATGTCGCCGGCGATCTGGATATCGAAACCTTTCCGTCCATTCTGGTGGCGCAGGGCGAACGGGCCCGATTCCTGGGGCCGGTGCTGCCGCAGACAGGGGTGCTGGCGCGGATGCTGCAATCCCTGCCGACGGACGCGGCGGCGAAGCCTTCACAGGAGCAGGAGGCCCAGGAATTGCTGCAGCGATTGTTGCGCGCCGATGACCTGCAGGATGTCTTGCGCTGA
- the rimP gene encoding ribosome maturation factor RimP — protein MALQQIVEQTVTGLGYDLVEIERSAGGLLRITIDLPWQAPEEGAPELPEQFVTVEDCEKVTRQLQFALEVDGADYARLEVSSPGIDRLLRHEQDFIRFEGSEVDLTLKAPIGAAGGDKINANRKKFRGTLERTEEGGWQIVWSDEPPPKPGVRVSKKREPAPLNAMGFTLDELREARLAPIVNFKGRAAKPE, from the coding sequence GTGGCACTACAGCAAATCGTTGAACAAACCGTGACAGGTCTGGGCTATGACCTGGTTGAAATCGAGCGCTCGGCCGGCGGCCTGCTGCGCATCACGATTGATTTGCCTTGGCAGGCGCCGGAGGAAGGTGCGCCTGAGCTGCCCGAGCAGTTCGTGACAGTGGAAGACTGCGAAAAGGTCACGCGCCAGCTTCAGTTTGCGCTGGAAGTCGATGGTGCGGATTACGCCCGCCTGGAGGTCTCTTCTCCCGGCATTGATCGTTTGCTGCGCCATGAGCAGGACTTCATCCGCTTTGAAGGCTCGGAGGTGGATCTGACGCTCAAGGCTCCCATCGGGGCTGCAGGTGGCGACAAGATCAATGCAAACCGCAAGAAATTTCGTGGCACGCTGGAACGGACTGAAGAAGGTGGCTGGCAGATCGTCTGGAGCGATGAGCCGCCTCCCAAGCCGGGCGTGCGAGTCAGCAAGAAGCGTGAACCCGCGCCATTGAACGCCATGGGCTTTACGCTTGACGAGTTGCGCGAAGCGCGTCTGGCACCGATTGTGAATTTCAAAGGACGCGCAGCCAAGCCCGAATGA
- a CDS encoding DnaJ C-terminal domain-containing protein: protein MDYKDYYKILGVDRKASADDIKKAYRKLARKYHPDISKEKDADARMAEVNEANTVLSDPEKRTAYDAMGDEMQFAQNARAQGGGGFRPPPDWDQQDFHFSSQGDAGSDADFSDFFSQMFGQAARARRHQGQQGARGTPDMRGQDQHASIELDLQDSYSGAVRSLHLRATVLDEQGIPTYKDKELQVTIPKGVREGQMIRLAGQGNPGLGKGAPGDLLLEVHFRSDPRWWSEGKDVYQRVPLAPWEAELGGPVRFKTLAGELEVTVPAGYRSGRKLRLKGKGLPAATPGDLYLVLDVVFPPAATAEQKQAYADFAKAFPQFDARSLS, encoded by the coding sequence ATGGATTACAAGGACTATTACAAGATACTTGGCGTGGACAGGAAGGCCTCCGCCGACGACATCAAGAAGGCCTATCGCAAGCTCGCCCGCAAATACCATCCCGACATCAGCAAGGAAAAAGATGCGGACGCCCGCATGGCCGAGGTCAACGAAGCCAACACCGTGCTCTCGGACCCGGAAAAGCGCACGGCCTATGACGCCATGGGCGACGAGATGCAGTTTGCGCAGAATGCCAGAGCCCAGGGTGGCGGAGGCTTTCGCCCGCCCCCCGACTGGGACCAGCAGGACTTTCACTTCAGCAGCCAGGGCGATGCCGGCAGCGACGCCGATTTCAGCGACTTCTTCTCGCAGATGTTCGGCCAGGCCGCCCGTGCGCGGCGCCATCAAGGCCAGCAAGGTGCACGCGGCACCCCCGATATGCGCGGCCAGGACCAGCATGCCAGCATAGAGCTGGATTTGCAGGACAGCTATAGCGGCGCCGTGCGCTCGCTGCATCTGCGTGCCACCGTACTCGACGAACAGGGCATCCCCACCTATAAGGACAAGGAGCTGCAGGTCACCATTCCCAAAGGGGTACGCGAAGGCCAGATGATTCGCCTTGCCGGCCAGGGCAACCCCGGCCTGGGCAAGGGAGCTCCCGGCGATCTGCTGCTGGAGGTGCACTTTCGCAGCGATCCGCGCTGGTGGTCCGAGGGCAAGGACGTCTACCAGCGCGTGCCGCTCGCGCCGTGGGAGGCCGAGCTGGGCGGCCCCGTGCGCTTCAAGACGCTGGCCGGAGAGTTGGAAGTCACCGTGCCCGCCGGCTATCGCTCGGGCCGCAAGCTGCGCCTCAAGGGCAAGGGCCTGCCCGCCGCCACGCCGGGCGATCTGTATCTGGTGCTGGATGTGGTCTTCCCGCCCGCCGCGACGGCCGAACAAAAGCAGGCCTATGCCGACTTTGCCAAGGCCTTCCCGCAATTCGATGCCCGCAGCCTGAGTTGA
- the nusA gene encoding transcription termination factor NusA, whose protein sequence is MNRELLMLVEAISREKNVERDVVFGAVESALAQATKKLYQGEVDIRVSIDRESGDYDTFRRWVVVSDDAGLQNPDAEEMLMDAEDRVPGIQIGEFIEEQIESLPIGRIGAMAAKQVILQKIRDAEREMLLNEFLARGDKIFTGTVKRMDKGDIIVESGRVEGRLKRGEMIPKENLRNGDRVRAMIMEVDATLRGAPILLSRSAPEFMVELFRNEVPEIEQGLLEIKSCARDAGSRAKIAVLSHDKRVDPIGTCVGVRGTRVNAVTNELAGERVDIVLWSEDPAQFVIGALAPANVSSIVVDEEKHAMDVVVDEENLAIAIGRGGQNVRLASELTGWKINIMDAAESAQKQADESAVSRKLFMEKLDVDEEIANILIEEGFETLEEVAYVPLQEMLEIESFDEETVNELRSRAKDALLSQEIAREENVSKASEDLVSLDGMTAELLDKLAQADVHTRDDLADLAIDELTDITGQTAEEAKALIMKAREHWFADGQE, encoded by the coding sequence ATGAATCGCGAACTGTTGATGTTGGTTGAAGCCATTTCGCGTGAAAAGAACGTGGAACGCGATGTGGTTTTTGGTGCCGTGGAATCCGCACTGGCGCAGGCCACCAAGAAGCTGTACCAAGGTGAAGTAGACATCCGCGTGTCCATCGATCGCGAAAGCGGCGACTACGACACCTTCCGCCGCTGGGTGGTGGTGTCTGACGATGCCGGTCTGCAGAACCCCGACGCCGAAGAAATGCTGATGGATGCGGAAGACCGCGTGCCCGGTATTCAGATTGGTGAGTTCATTGAAGAGCAGATCGAGTCGCTGCCCATCGGCCGTATCGGTGCCATGGCGGCCAAGCAGGTCATCCTGCAGAAGATTCGCGACGCCGAGCGCGAAATGCTGCTCAACGAATTCCTGGCCCGTGGCGACAAGATCTTCACCGGCACCGTCAAGCGCATGGACAAGGGCGACATCATTGTCGAATCCGGTCGTGTGGAAGGTCGACTCAAGCGCGGCGAGATGATCCCCAAGGAAAATCTGCGCAACGGCGACCGCGTGCGTGCCATGATCATGGAAGTCGATGCCACCTTGCGCGGCGCTCCCATCCTGCTGTCGCGCTCGGCCCCCGAATTCATGGTGGAGCTGTTTCGCAATGAAGTGCCCGAGATCGAGCAAGGCCTGCTGGAGATCAAGAGCTGCGCTCGCGATGCCGGCTCGCGTGCCAAGATCGCCGTGCTGAGCCACGACAAGCGTGTGGACCCCATCGGCACCTGCGTCGGTGTGCGCGGCACCCGCGTGAATGCGGTGACCAACGAGCTGGCCGGCGAGCGTGTGGATATCGTGCTCTGGTCCGAAGACCCCGCTCAGTTCGTGATCGGTGCTCTGGCTCCTGCGAATGTCTCTTCCATCGTTGTGGATGAGGAAAAGCATGCCATGGACGTAGTCGTGGACGAGGAGAATCTGGCCATCGCCATCGGTCGCGGCGGTCAGAACGTGCGTCTGGCCTCCGAGCTGACAGGCTGGAAGATCAACATCATGGACGCTGCCGAGTCTGCACAGAAGCAGGCCGACGAGTCGGCTGTCTCGCGCAAGCTGTTCATGGAAAAGCTGGATGTGGACGAGGAAATCGCCAACATCCTGATCGAAGAAGGTTTCGAGACCCTGGAAGAAGTGGCCTATGTGCCGCTGCAGGAAATGCTCGAAATCGAATCCTTCGACGAAGAGACGGTAAACGAGCTGCGTAGCCGCGCCAAGGATGCACTGCTGAGTCAGGAAATTGCTCGCGAAGAAAATGTGAGCAAGGCATCCGAGGATCTTGTCTCTCTGGACGGCATGACTGCCGAACTGCTGGACAAGCTGGCGCAAGCTGATGTGCACACCCGTGACGATCTGGCCGATCTGGCGATCGACGAGCTGACCGATATCACCGGTCAGACCGCCGAAGAAGCCAAGGCCTTGATCATGAAGGCGCGTGAGCACTGGTTTGCCGATGGGCAAGAGTAA